A single genomic interval of Gossypium raimondii isolate GPD5lz chromosome 11, ASM2569854v1, whole genome shotgun sequence harbors:
- the LOC105803665 gene encoding bifunctional nuclease 2, whose amino-acid sequence MLGAQLYVRTIATVSISSYQYTAASPYPTASSSCLRSSSLCSHFTTKRRRPSPKPVVVSCHSAYGSFRPQPSNGDNRDHQFLEASLLVSETILHYRMWRHGFQQDVKGVFPMSRAKITSIGQAFLSRFPSPTIFLKIPCDGEFLLPIVVGEFSVEKLIAAFWGDDKGDTPDQFQLVNNVVEKLGYEVKMVRITERVVNTYFAKLYLSKPGENDVIIVDARPSDAINVANRCKAPIYVNKQIVLADAIRIGYGMGRVRDKKSTYDVSLDSAADGPDLLLEELDLVRNMDLAVKEERYTDAAKLREKLMKLRDHGQ is encoded by the exons ATGCTTGGTGCTCAGCTTTACGTCCGTACAATcgccactgtttcgatttcctCCTACCAATACACTGCTGCTTCTCCTTATCCAACCGCTTCCTCCTCCTGCCTCCGCTCCTCCTCCTTGTGTTCGCATTTTACGACGAAACGCCGCCGCCCTTCTCCTAAACCCGTCGTCGTTTCTTGCCACTCCGCCTATGGTAGCTTCCGCCCCCAACCTAGTAATGGCGACAATCGAGATCATCAGTTTCTCGAAGCTTCTCTTCTCGTCTCAG AAACTATTTTACACTACCGGATGTGGAGGCATGGATTTCAACAGGACGTAAAAGGAGTGTTTCCCATGTCCAGAGCTAAAATTACTTCAATAGGACAGGCCTTTCTCAGTCGCTTTCCCAGTCCAACTATTTTTCTTAAGATTCCTTGTGATGGGGAGTTCTTGCTACCCATTGTtgtag GGGAGTTCTCTGTGGAAAAACTCATAGCTGCCTTTTGGGGAGATGATAAAGGG gATACCCCTGATCAGTTCCAGCTTGTTAATAATGTTGTGGAGAAGCTCGGATATGAA GTTAAAATGGTGAGAATTACAGAAAGAGTTGTCAATACTTACTTTGCGAAATTGTATTTGAGCAAG CCAGGGGAAAATGATGTCATAATTGTGGATGCACGACCCTCAGATGCCATAAATGTGGCTAACAGATGCAAG GCTCCAATATATGTGAACAAACAAATTGTCTTGGCAGATGCTATTAGAATTGGCTACGGGATGGGCAGAGTGCGTGACAAAAAGTCTACTTATGATGTATCTCTTGACAG TGCTGCAGATGGTCCTGATTTACTATTAGAGGAGCTGGATCTGGTGAGGAATATGGATTTAGCTGTCAAAGAAGAAAGATACACTGATGcag CAAAGTTAAGAGAGAAATTAATGAAGCTACGCGATCATGGCCAGTAA